The following coding sequences lie in one Spinacia oleracea cultivar Varoflay chromosome 1, BTI_SOV_V1, whole genome shotgun sequence genomic window:
- the LOC110775991 gene encoding protein OPI10 homolog — protein MFGVVFPNRSFPLDISTFTQIDTFHWVLDMNHFVGEAYDQVKDMCIFLLNNFTLPADKALAVYVQSPGSPFVYCGAVTVARPSAVLSLLWPEPGSEGQFLTADASPLSAKIGVSVQDVSSLPSLDIAADKKIEHTALKVGENLFNFMQSFCGVDGSKLIVPMDILDRWFKKFQERAKRDPDYLKGFTL, from the exons ATGTTTGGGGTAGTATTCCCAAATCGAAGCTTCCCACTTGACATCTCTACCTTTACCCAAATTGACACATTTCATTGGGTTCTCGATATGAACCACTTTGTCG GTGAAGCATATGATCAAGTCAAAGATATGTGTATTTTCTTACTCAACAATTTCACCCTTCCAGCAGACAAAGCCCTAGCAGTTTATGTACAATCACCCGGGTCACCCTTTGTGTACTGTGGTGCCGTCACAGTAGCTCGTCCATCTGCtgttctctctctcctctggcCGGAGCCTGGAAGCGAAGGCCAATTCCTTACAGCTGATGCTTCCCCTCTTTCTGCTAAGATTGGGGTGTCTGTTCAAGACGTGTCGTCGCTCCCGTCTCTTGATATCGCTGCAGATAAGAAGATTGAGCACACCGCCCTCAAAGTTGGGGAGAATCTCTTTAATTTCATGCAGTCATTTTGCGGCGTTGATGGTAGTAAATTGATTGTGCCCATGGATATCTTGGATCGGTGGTTTAAGAAGTTCCAGGAGCGTGCTAAGCGTGATCCTGATTACTTGAAGGGTTTTACCTTGTAG
- the LOC110775989 gene encoding disease resistance protein RPP13-like: MADSILTNLVQQLGAIAVEEYNVLSGVGDELKSLENELRFMKKFLRNSEGKHQDHELVSELVEQIKVVAFEAEDIIETFLLNVERQQRRSTFKKVLHSAEHAIMLRGVAKQIGGIKTRIDDIYANKEKFGIEIGEGSMNPHFEASLHRWRKDVDEEMVGFVDVADTLLKQLIEGSPALEIISIVGMGGLGKTTIAKKLYNDRLIIDHFHSRAWVSVSEDYDTDQIIINILNRVMPDKEGLEELNTEKLKEMLKGYLKDRKYIVFLDDVWQPHMWDEVKSCFSNKGNGSRIVITTRIAQVARHASPREPHFLRFFTPTESWELFEKQVFRGDPCPSHLNPLGTEIVGRCKELPLSIVVIASMLASQEKSQRIWERTLKDVSVHLGKDEACLEILALSYHNLPVELKPCFLYFAAFPEDHEMVVRRLIALWLAEGFIQPLGGLTIEEVAESYLDALIDRSLVQAGTRRTDGGLKTCRVHDLVRDLCIREAIRENFMRATSKIEDNHSSTTSKWRPRRISVHRHTSRCVQSKDRDPCSVRALLSFDTQLGYASSAFWKKLCTEYKLLRVLDLGAAIKFTTLPDDIGSLLNLRYLRLFLSSSSIPKSVFELWNLQMLFIEGNQSIVIRMEMLLKLQGLQQLVLGERSKLCGYSKTFLSKKQLFKNLRVVSSIYPDNDFECAVVDGLFPNIRKLSLCGSYILDWSLKNTFTCLPDVQSLKISSSNSNYDRDNIFRGVSVADLPSRLTKFTLKASTWSQDSLSMLGKFPNLRILKLIDLESLYFSASKASFPKLHTLHLESVAQGACSAYETAFVQLQYLFLKRCSCEFLDNYCNWKDDQLELFMLPSLKFSNARIIFGTFLSIMVILVGQEQRVFMIGAIKDPTQYCSLAGVVQYLFFTRPNIAYAGTIDHGLHLYLSTVYYALDHLYRCRLGVS; the protein is encoded by the exons ATGGCTGATAGTATCCTGACAAATTTGGTTCAGCAATTGGGGGCCATTGCTGTTGAAGAATATAACGTATTAAGTGGGGTAGGGGATGAACTCAAGTCTCTGGAAAATGAGTTGAGATTCATGAAAAAGTTCTTAAGGAACTCTGAGGGAAAACACCAGGATCATGAATTAGTGAGCGAGTTAGTTGAGCAAATAAAAGTAGTGGCATTTGAGGCTGAGGATATTATTGAGACGTTTCTCCTCAATGTTGAGAGGCAACAACGGAGGAGTACGTTTAAGAAAGTCCTCCATAGTGCGGAGCATGCAATAATGCTCCGTGGAGTGGCCAAGCAAATTGGTGGCATCAAAACAAGAATAGATGATATCTATGCTAACAAGGAGAAGTTTGGGATTGAGATAGGCGAGGGAAGTATGAATCCCCACTTTGAGGCTTCCCTTCATAGATGGAGAAAAGATGTTGATGAAGAAATGGTTGGGTTTGTGGACGTGGCTGACACCTTGTTGAAGCAGCTTATAGAGGGGTCACCCGCTTTGGAGATCATATCTATAGTTGGGATGGGTGGCCTAGGGAAGACAACAATTGCCAAGAAGTTGTACAACGACAGGCTCATCATAGATCATTTTCATAGCCGTGCTTGGGTGTCAGTGTCTGAAGATTACGATACTGACCAGATCATCATCAACATTCTCAACAGGGTGATGCCTGATAAGGAGGGACTGGAGGAACTAAACACTGAAAAGCTGAAAGAAATGCTAAAAGGGTACCTCAAGGACAGAAAATACATAGTTTTCTTGGACGATGTATGGCAGCCCCACATGTGGGACGAGGTCAAGTCTTGCTTCTCCAACAAGGGGAATGGGAGTAGGATTGTCATCACCACCCGTATAGCTCAGGTTGCTAGGCACGCTAGCCCTAGGGAACCTCATTTTCTTCGCTTTTTTACGCCGACGGAGAGTTGGGAACTCTTTGAGAAGCAAGTATTTCGCGGGGATCCTTGCCCTTCTCATCTCAATCCCCTAGGGACAGAAATTGTGGGGAGATGCAAGGAGTTACCTTTGTCCATTGTTGTGATAGCGAGTATGTTAGCTAGCCAAGAGAAGTCACAAAGAATATGGGAAAGGACGCTGAAGGATGTTAGTGTTCATCTTGGCAAAGACGAAGCCTGCTTGGAAATACTGGCTTTGAGTTATCATAATCTCCCAGTAGAGTTGAAGCCTTGTTTTCTTTACTTTGCAGCCTTCCCCGAGGACCATGAAATGGTTGTTCGAAGGCTAATTGCCTTGTGGCTGGCAGAGGGGTTTATACAGCCACTTGGAGGATTGACTATAGAGGAAGTAGCTGAAAGCTACCTGGATGCCCTAATTGATCGAAGTCTAGTTCAAGCTGGAACAAGGAGAACTGATGGTGGACTCAAGACTTGTCGAGTTCATGATCTTGTACGAGACCTTTGCATCAGAGAGGCAATACGTGAGAACTTTATGCGGGCGACATCCAAGATTGAGGATAATCATTCCTCCACAACAAGCAAATGGAGGCCCCGAAGAATATCCGTCCATCGTCACACGTCCCGTTGTGTTCAATCAAAAGATCGGGATCCTTGTTCTGTCCGTGCATTGTTGTCCTTTGACACTCAGTTGGGTTATGCGAGCTCAGCATTCTGGAAAAAGTTGTGTACCGAATATAAGTTACTAAGGGTCTTGGACCTGGGAGCTGCTATTAAATTCACAACTCTGCCTGATGACATTGGTTCCCTCTTGAATTTGAGGTATTTAAGGCTCTTCCTTTCATCATCTTCAATTCCAAAATCAGTTTTTGAGCTTTGGAACCTCCAAATGCTTTTCATAGAGGGTAACCAGTCAATAGTAATTCGTATGGAAATGCTATTAAAGCTGCAAGGTTTGCAGCAACTCGTATTAGGAGAGCGCAGTAAGCTATGTGGTTATTCAAAAACCTTCTTATCTAAGAAGCAACTTTTTAAAAACCTCCGGGTGGTATCTTCCATCTATCCTGACAATGATTTTGAATGCGCTGTCGTGGATGGACTCTTCCCTAACATTAGAAAACTCTCATTGTGTGGCTCATATATCCTTGATTGGTCGTTGAAGAACACATTCACATGTTTGCCTGATGTACAATCGTTGAAGATCTCCTCCTCAAACAGCAATTATGACAGGGATAATATATTTAGGGGAGTCAGTGTGGCTGATCTTCCTTCACGCCTCACCAAGTTTACATTGAAAGCCTCAACATGGTCACAAGATTCTTTGAGTATGCTTGGAAAGTTTCCCAATCTTCGCAttctgaaattaattgatttggaATCTCTCTATTTTTCTGCTAGTAAAGCTTCATTTCCTAAACTTCATACCCTTCATTTGGAGAGTGTTGCTCAAGGGGCTTGTTCAGCATATGAAACTGCTTTCGTTCAACTACAATATCTCTTTCTAAAAAGATGCTCATGTGAATTTTTAGATAATTATTGTAACTGGAAAGATGACCAACTCGAGTTGTTTATGCTGCCCAGCTTGAAG TTTAGTAATGCAAGGATTATTTTTGGTACTTTCCTTTCAATTATGGTCATTTTAGTTGGGCAAGAGCAAAGAGTTTTTATG ATTGGGGCTATAAAGGACCCGACTCAATACTGCAGCCTTGCAGGTGTTGTTCAGTACCTCTTTTTCACTCGGCCTAATATTGCTTATGCG GGAACTATTGATCATGGGTTACATTTATATCTGTCTACTGTGTACTATGCGCTTGATCACCTATATAGATGCAGATTGGGGGTTTCCTGA
- the LOC110793407 gene encoding NDR1/HIN1-like protein 6, giving the protein MTDRVYPTAKPNPPPAAMNGGGSGVNGTTLNGNGPAKTQTGQLYNPNRPRPVYRPQQNRRSSRSCSGRKCCCLTFIYTLIAILSLLLLAAIAACVFYVLYHPKHPTFSVSSIRFSRFNLTSSDPSGFAHLHSRLDFTLTAKNPNKKKITFVYDPMSVELSGAGVNAGNATLPAFAHVAGNTTILRATVISDPTRDLDSDSVKQLRSDLTKKGGFPVSAELNTMVEVQMGKVKTKKIGIRVTCNGIKGFQPKNAKSKTPTPGTTKDAKCKVDLRIKIWKFTF; this is encoded by the coding sequence ATGACCGACAGAGTTTACCCAACCGCGAAACCAAACCCGCCACCCGCCGCGATGAACGGTGGTGGCAGTGGCGTAAATGGGACAACCTTAAACGGGAACGGACCGGCAAAAACCCAAACCGGTCAACTCTACAACCCAAACCGTCCTCGACCGGTTTACCGCCCTCAACAAAACCGTCGATCGAGCCGATCATGTTCCGGTCGAAAATGCTGCTGCCTTACCTTCATCTATACTCTCATAGcaattctctctctcctcctcctcgcCGCCATCGCCGCCTGCGTATTCTACGTCCTCTACCACCCGAAACATCCGACTTTCTCCGTATCTTCTATCCGTTTCTCCCGCTTCAACCTCACCTCGTCCGACCCGTCCGGGTTTGCTCACCTCCATTCGCGACTCGACTTCACACTCACTGCTAAAAATCCCAACAAGAAGAAGATCACCTTCGTTTACGACCCCATGTCGGTGGAGTTATCCGGCGCTGGAGTAAACGCAGGTAACGCCACTCTCCCTGCCTTCGCTCATGTCGCCGGGAACACAACCATCCTCCGTGCCACTGTCATCAGCGACCCAACTCGAGACCTTGACTCAGACTCAGTGAAGCAACTCAGATCGGATCTGACTAAAAAGGGCGGATTCCCTGTGTCGGCGGAGTTGAATACTATGGTGGAGGTGCAGATGGGAAAGGTCAAGACAAAGAAGATTGGAATCAGAGTCACGTGTAATGGTATCAAAGGGTTTCAACCTAAGAACGCCAAATCAAAGACGCCGACACCCGGAACGACGAAGGATGCTAAATGTAAGGTTGATCTTAGGATTAAGATCTGGAAATTcacattttga